Proteins from a genomic interval of Callospermophilus lateralis isolate mCalLat2 chromosome 1, mCalLat2.hap1, whole genome shotgun sequence:
- the LOC143401289 gene encoding olfactory receptor 7G3-like yields the protein MESENQTPAAEFLLLGLSEDPELQPILFGLFLSMYLVTILGNLLIILAVSSDSHLHTPMYFFLSNLSLADICSTSTVVPKMLLNIQTESKAISYAGCLTQLCFFVVFVCMDNLLLTVMAYDRYVAICHPLHYTVIMNLRLCVLLVLICLLISTVDARGHTLLLLCLSFCKHPEIPHFFCDLTQILKMACSNTLINNIVVYSSTMLLGIGPVSGIIFSYTRIVSSILRIPSTGGRYKAFSTCGSHLSVVSLFYGTAFGVYLSSAVTDSPRKATVASVMYALVTPMLNPFIYSLRNKDMKGALRKLTLGTCSIS from the coding sequence ATGGAGTCAGAAAACCAAACACCTGCAGCAGAATTCCTCCTCCTGGGACTCTCAGAGGACCCAGAGCTGCAGCCCATCCTCTTTGgactgttcctgtccatgtacctggtcacaattcttgggaacctgctcatcatcctggctgtcagctctgactcccacctccacacccccatgtacttcttcctctccaacctgtccttggCTGACATCTGTAGCACCTCCACTGTGGTCCCTAAGATGCTGCTGAACATCCAGACAGAAAGCAAAGCCATCTCCTATGCAGGCTGCCTCACTCAGCTATGCTTTTTCGTGGTTTTTGTATGCATGGACAATTTACTGCTGACTGTCATGGCCTATGatcgctatgtggccatctgccacCCCTTGCATTACACTGTCATCATGAACCTCCGCCTCTGTGTCCTGTTGGTCTTGATCTGTCTGCTCATCAGCACTGTGGATGCCCGGGGGCACACTCTGCTGTTGCTGTGTCTGTCTTTCTGCAAACACCCGGAGATCCCCCACTTCTTCTGTGATCTGACTCAGATCCTCAAGATGGCCTGTTCTAATACCCTCATCAATAACATTGTGGTTTATTCATCAACCATGCTGTTGGGTATTGGTCCTGTGTCTGGCATAATTTTTTCATATACTCGAATTGTCTCCTCTATCCTGAGAATCCCGTCCACTGGTGGAAGGTACAAAGCCTTTTCTACCTGTGGGTCTCACCTGTCGGTGGTTTCCTTGTTCTATGGGACTGCTTTTGGGGTTTACCTTAGTTCTGCAGTTACTGATTCTCCCAGGAAGGCTACAGTGGCCTCTGTGATGTATGCGCTGGTGacccccatgctgaaccccttcatctacagcCTCAGGAACAAGGACATGAAGGGAGCCTTGAGAAAACTCACCTTGGGGACATGTTCCATTTCATGA
- the LOC143401294 gene encoding olfactory receptor 7D4-like encodes MEPDNLTLAAEFLLLGLSEDPDLQPVLFGLLLSMYLVTVLGNLLIILAVSSDSHLHTPMYFFLSNLALTDICSTSTLVPKMLLNIQTESKAISYAGCLTQAYFFMVFLCMDNLLLTVMAYDRYVAICHPLHYMVIMNPRLCALLVLICLLISTVDALVHALMLLGLSFCKHLEIPHFFCDLTQILKVACSNTLVNNTILLLATILLGFGPVSGIIFSYARIVSSILRIPSTGGKYKAFSTCGTHLTVVSLFYGASIWVYLSSAVTDSPKMSAMASVMYTVVTPMLNPFIYSLRNKDMKGALRKLILGVFSFL; translated from the coding sequence ATGGAGCCAGACAATCTAACACTTGCAGCAGAATTCCTCCTCCTGGGACTCTCAGAGGACCCAGACCTGCAGCCCGTCCTCTTTGGCCTGCTGCTGTCCATGTACCTGGTCACAGTGCTtgggaacctgctcatcatcctggccgtcagctctgactcccacctccacacccccatgtacttcttcctctccaacctgGCCCTCACTGACATCTGCAGCACCTCCACCTTAGTCCCTAAGATGCTGCTGAACATCCAGACAGAAAGCAAAGCCATCTCCTATGCAGGCTGCCTCACTCAGgcatattttttcatggtttttctatgTATGGACAATTTACTGCTGACCGTGATGGCCTATGatcgctatgtggccatctgccaccccttgcattacatggtcatcatgaacccCCGCCTCTGTGCCCTGCTGGTTCTAATCTGTCTGCTCATCAGCACTGTGGATGCCCTGGTGCACGCTCTGATGTTGCTGGGTCTGTCTTTCTGCAAACACCTGGAGATCCCCCACTTCTTCTGTGATCTGACTCAGATCCTCAAGGTAGCCTGTTCTAATACCCTCGTCAATAACACTATTTTATTGTTAGCAACCATCCTCTTGGGTTTTGGTCCTGTCTCTGGGATAATTTTTTCATATGCTCGAATTGTCTCCTCCATCCTGAGAATCCCCTCTACTGGTGGAAAGTATAAAGCTTTTTCTACCTGTGGGACTCACCTGACTGTGGTTTCCCTGTTCTATGGGGCTTCTATTTGGGTTTACCTGAGTTCTGCTGTTACTGATTCTCCCAAAATGAGTGCCATGGCCTCGGTGATGTACACTGTGGtcacccccatgctgaaccccttcatttacagcctgaggaacaaggaCATGAAGGGCGCCTTGAGAAAACTCATCTTAGGAGTATTTTCTTTCTTGTGA
- the LOC143410953 gene encoding olfactory receptor 7A10-like, producing the protein MKPENQTLAAEFLLLGLSEDPELQPLLFGLLLSMYLVTVLGNLLIILAFSSDSHLHTPMYFFLSNLALADICSTSTVVPKMLLNIQTESKAISYAGCLTQAYFFMVFVCMDNLLLTVMAYDRYVAICHPLHYMVIMNPRLCALLVLICLLISTVDALVHALMLLRLSFCKHLQIPHFFCELTQIIRMACSDALINNIVEFLATIFLGIAPLSGIIFSYAQIVSSIFRIPSTDRKYKAFSTCGSHLSVVSLFYGTCIGVYLSSAVTDSPRMSAMASVMYTVVTSMLNPFIYSLRNKDMKGALRKLTMGTFLLL; encoded by the coding sequence ATGAAACCAGAAAACCAAACACTTGCAGCAGAATTCCTCCTCCTGGGCCTCTCAGAGGACCCAGAGCTGCAGCCCCTCCTCTTTGGCCTGCTACTGTCCATGTACCTGGTCACAGTGCTtgggaacctgctcatcatcctggccttcagctctgactcccacctccacacccccatgtacttcttcctctccaacctgGCCTTGGCTGACATCTGTAGCACCTCCACTGTGGTCCCTAAGATGCTGCTGAACATCCAGACAGAAAGCAAAGCCATCTCCTATGCAGGCTGCCTCACTCAGgcatattttttcatggtttttgtaTGTATGGACAATTTACTGCTGACTGTGATGGCCTATGatcgctatgtggccatctgccaccccttgcattacatggtcatcatgaacccCCGCCTCTGTGCCCTGCTGGTTCTAATCTGTCTGCTCATCAGCACTGTGGATGCCCTGGTGCACGCTCTGATGTTGCTGCGTCTGTCTTTCTGCAAACATCTGCAGATCCCCCACTTCTTCTGTGAACTAACTCAGATCATCAGGATGGCCTGTTCGGACGCTCTCATCAATAACATTGTTGAATTTTTAGCAACCATCTTCTTGGGTATTGCTCCTCTTTCCGGGATAATTTTCTCTTATGCTCAAATTGTCTCTTCCATCTTCAGAATCCCATCAACTGATAGAAAGTATAAAGCTTTTTCTACCTGTGGGTCTCACCTGTCAGTGGTTTCCTTGTTCTATGGAACTTGTATTGGAGTTTATCTTAGTTCTGCTGTTACTGATTCTCCCAGAATGAGTGCCATGGCCTCGGTGATGTACACTGTGGTCACCTccatgctgaaccccttcatttacagcctgaggaacaaggaCATGAAGGGTGCCTTGAGAAAACTCACCATGGGGACATTTTTATTGTTGTAA